The genomic stretch CTCCCTTCGCCATATCCCCGATCAGGGTGAGGAGGGCGGCCTCTTTCCCGGCAGCGCGCATGACATTCGTGGCGCCGATGTTCCCGCTGCCGACGCCTCTGAGGTCGATGCCCTTGCTCCGGGCGATTACCACGCCGGTGGGTATCGAACCGATGAGAAACGCGATCAGTGCGAGAATAATAATCATTTCACTGTATCCGCTTCCAGAAAGAGACGGTATAGTTGATCCCGGAGACCAGGGCGAGCACGAGGGCTACGTACATGAGGAGCAGCCCGACATCGTAGAAATCGAGCTCCCCGATGCCGCCGGGCAGCAGGAGCAGGATGATCGAGGTCATCTGCGCCGTGGTCTTCAGTTTTCCCCCCTTCTCTGCAGGGATAACGATATCTTTCGAGAGGGCGACCACCCGCAACGCGGTGACGACGAACTCCCTGACGATGATGACCATCGCGATCCATGCGGAGAGCCTCGCCATGTCCACGAGGAGTATCAGGGCGGATATGACGAGGAACTTGTCGGCGATGGGGTCGAGAATGATGCCGAACTTCGTGATCTGCCCCGACCGGCGTGCAAGATAGCCGTCCAGGAAGTCCGTGGCCGAGGCGATCAGGAATATGGCGATGCCCCAGTAGGGGTTCCCGGGCGTTACGAGAACGAAGAAGGGGATCAGGACGATCCTGCTGAAGGTGAGGAGGGTCGGGAGATTAAGCGTTATAGTACTCATCGAGCAGCAGGTCCCACTTGCCGTTTGCTTTCAATATGAGGTCGCATATTTCCCGCACCGCTCCCCTGCCGCCGCGGGCCGTCGTCACCAGCCGTGCCGCCTCTTTTGCCTCATCTGCGGCATCGGCGACCGCCACGGCAAGGCCGACCCGCCTGAAGAGCGGGATGTCCACCACGTCATCGCCGATGTATGCCACCTCCTCGTCGGTGATGCCGAATTTCCGGAGGAGCTCCTCATAGGCGACCGTCTTCTTGTGGCACTTCTGGTAGACCTCGGCGATCCCGAGCTCTTTTGCCCTCCTGTCGACCACCTTCGAATTCCTGCCGGTGATGATCGCTACCGGTATTCCCGCCTGCCGCAGCATCACGATGCCGTGGCCGTCCCGCACATGGAAGGCCTTGTACTCGTTATCGTCGTTGTCGAGGACGATACTCCCGTCGGTGAGCACGCCGTCGACATCGAGGGCGAGGAGCTTGATCTTTTTGGCGATCCTGAGCGTTTCCGGAGGAGACATTCTGCTCTGTCCTGGGTCTCGGTGCAGGCGGCGTTTCATTATGCGATTCCCTCTCTCAATATATCATGGAGATGGATGATCCCCTTTGCCCGTCCCTTGTCGTCGGGGACGACGATCGAGGTTATGGACTTCTCTTCCATTATGGCCAGCGCTTTTGCCGCGAGCTCGTCCTCGCTGATCGTCTTCGGGTTCTTCGTCATCACCTCTTCGGCATGCAGGTCCAGGAAGTCTTTGCCCCGCTTCTCGATCCCGCGGCGGAGGTCTCCGTCGGTGACGATGCCCAGCACCTTCATATCGACATCCGCAACAACGGTAACGCCGAGGCGTTTGGACGATATCTCCATAATGACTTTCGTCATGGGTGTATCCGGGAATACCATGGGGAGCGCGTCGCCGGTATGCATCAGGTCCTTGACGCGCACGAGCAGCTTCTTGCCGAGGTTGCCGCCCGGATGATAATTGGCGAAGTCTTCCCGCTTGAACCCTCTCCTGGTCAGGAGGGCGACGGCGAGGGCGTCGCCCATTGCCATAGCAGCGGTCGTGGAGGCGGTGGGGACTATACCGAGCGGGCAGGCCTCCTCGGTCACCGATACGTCAAGGGCGACGTCGGCAGCCCTCGAGAGGGTCGAGTTGGCCTTTCCCGACAGCGAGATCAGCTTTACGCTGAAGCGCTCGAGAAAAGGGAGCAGCCCGATGAGCTCCTCCGTCTCCCCGCTGTTCGACAGGGCGATGATGATGTCATCGGCAGTGACCATGCCCAGGTCGCCGTGGCCCGCTTCAGCAGGATGCATGAAGAATGCCGGTGTCCCTGTAGAAGTGAGGGTGGCGGCGATCTTCTTGCCCACCAGCCCCGACTTCCCCATGCCGGTGACGATGACCCTGCCCGAACAGCTGAAGATGAGGTCGACGGCCTCTTCGAAGCTGCCGTTGAGCTTGGCGGCGAGCGCAGCGACCGCTTCCGCTTCCGTACGGATGACTTTTCTTGCTATGTCGAGAATATTGTCCATCTCCAACTGCCCTCTTGCGTTCTCATTAAGCGCCTACCAGGTATACTGGCAGCGAAGCCAGCCCGGGGGAACTCCCTTCCGGTGCGCCTCGTCTTCGAGCTCGCTCAGGTCCCGCTCGCGTTCCCTCAACTCCTTCCGGGCGTGATCGACGCTCTTCTGCGCCTGCGCTGCTCTCTTCCTATCTTTTGTCTTGTCTTTTGACGGAGCGCTGCCGAGCGCCGCGAGTTTTGCCTCCGCCTCCCTGACGGTATCGTTCGCCTCTTCGACCCTCTTCCGGAAGGCGCTCGCTCTCTTGCACCAGTACTCTTTCTCCTTCTGTTCCTCTATCGCCCGTGCCCGCTCCTTTCTGTCATCGCTCCTTGCCGGTACGGTTTTTGGCGCCTTCCGGTCAGAGGGCTTTGCATACCTCTTCAGATCCTCATTACCGTATACCGCGTCCTCACTATGAGCGGCCCGCAGGACAGCGCCTGAGAAAGAACAGACAATGCCGAACGCCAGTAAAGCGACTGCAATTCTGAATGCCATACACTTCCCCCCTCGTGCAGTTATCAAAAGGTCACCGGCACGGTGACAGCGCTAAACAGGTTCCTTCAGCGTGCATGCACATGCATTATGCTTGTGCAGCCATAAGCCCGTGAATATCCTTTATCATCCTCAGCAGTCGAGGCACCTTATCCAGAGGGATCATGTTGGGTCCGTCACAGAGCGCCTTATCAGGGTCGGGATGGACCTCCATGAAGAGGCCGTCGACGCCGACCGCGACCGCGGCACGGGCAAAGGCCTCGGCAAACTCCCTCTGCCCTCCGGACGAGGCGCCCTGTCCTCCGGGGAGTTGAAGGCTATGGGTCACATCGAAGATGACAGGGTGGCCGAAGGAGCGCATGATCGGCAGGCTCCTGAAGTCGACGACGAGATTGTTGTACCCGAAGGAGGTCCCCCGCTCGGTGAGGAGCAGCTGCCTGTTGCCGGTGGACGTAAACTTCTCGATGATGTTCCGCACATCCCAGGGGGCGAGGAACTGGCCCTTTTTTATATTCACCGGCTTGCCGGTACGGGCGGCAGCGAGGATGAGGTCGGTCTGGCGGCAGAGGAAGGCGGGCAGCTGCAGCACATCGAGCACCTGCGCAGCGGCCGCTGCCTCATCGGGAGAGTGGATATCCGACAGCACGGGCACCGCGACCTTTTTCTTCACCTCATCCAGGATCCTGAGCCCCCTGTCCATTCCCGGTCCGCGATACGAGGCTGCCGAGGTCCTGTTCGCTTTGTCATAGGAGCTCTTGAAGATGAAAGGAAGCCCGGCAGCGCTGCAGATCTCTTTCAGCCGCAGGGCGGTCTGGAGCGTGATCTCTTCGCTCTCGATCACGCAGGGGCCCGCAATAATGAGCGGAGGAGCGCCATCGCCCACCTTTATGTCGTGTATCGTAACTTTCATAAATGCCGGTCGATTTTTACCGTGTATTATATCACTAAGGGGCGGGTCTTTGTTATCGGCCTGAGCGCGGCAAAGGGAGGGCAAGAGAAAGGGCGGGGATACTGCGCCCCGCCCTTATCGGCAGCACTGCTCCGGCGGCCTGTGCTATTCGATGTTAAAGACCGCCACCTCCTTGATGCCCGGAAGGTACTCGCCTACCGGAACGAGCCTCTTGCCTTCGTTAACGCAGCCGATGATGATCGTCCAGAGCTGGTTCAGTTCTGCCTTCTCCCGTTCATTCTCCGGGGTCATTTTGAGCAGGGTGCCTTCGAGCTCGAATCTCATGATCATTCCTCCATAGCTATATGAAATTTAGAGCGTCTAACTGAATGAGCAGGGGGAGTCGGACGAGGCACAGTATGTTCGCTCATTCTCGGACGGCATCCAGCCGTCCTCCGAGGCACCAGCCCGCTCCGGAATCCTTCCTCCGCTCGGGCTGCTGATACCGCTCCACATACTATGCCTCGTCCGACTCCATGCCTTTCATTGCGTTAGGGGCTCTTGATGTGCAAAGCATCGGGGCCGCTGCGGGGCTCCCTATGTGGATTATACCGCCTGAAAGAGGTAAAATAAAGGCTGCGGCCAGGACAATTGTTATTATCCCATGAGAAGATACAGACCACCCCAACAGCCCGGCTCCCGGTATATCACTCCCGAAGGGAGAAAACGGTTGAGTGACGAGCTCGCGTTTTTATGGAAGGTGAAGCGGCCCCAGGTGACCCAGGCGGTCGCCGAGGCGGCAGCCCAGGGAGACCGTTCTGAAAATGCGGAGTATATCTACGGCAAAAAGCAGCTGCGCGAGATCGACGCCCGCGTCCGCTTTTTGACCAAGCGTCTCGGTGAGCTGGTGGTCGTGGACCGGCTGCCCGATGATACGAGCCGGGTCTTCTTCGGCGCCTGGGTGAGGCTCGAGCCTGAAGATGACGAAGAGGAGGCTGTCGAGTACCGCATCGTGGGGCCCGACGAAACGGACTTCAAGAAAGGGCTGATCAGCATCGATTCGCCGGTGGGGAAGGCCCTCATAGGGCGGTGCGAAG from Nitrospirota bacterium encodes the following:
- the kdsC gene encoding 3-deoxy-manno-octulosonate-8-phosphatase KdsC; its protein translation is MSPPETLRIAKKIKLLALDVDGVLTDGSIVLDNDDNEYKAFHVRDGHGIVMLRQAGIPVAIITGRNSKVVDRRAKELGIAEVYQKCHKKTVAYEELLRKFGITDEEVAYIGDDVVDIPLFRRVGLAVAVADAADEAKEAARLVTTARGGRGAVREICDLILKANGKWDLLLDEYYNA
- the greB gene encoding transcription elongation factor GreB, whose product is MRRYRPPQQPGSRYITPEGRKRLSDELAFLWKVKRPQVTQAVAEAAAQGDRSENAEYIYGKKQLREIDARVRFLTKRLGELVVVDRLPDDTSRVFFGAWVRLEPEDDEEEAVEYRIVGPDETDFKKGLISIDSPVGKALIGRCEGDEVVVQRPKGRAVFTVVEIRYSA
- a CDS encoding KpsF/GutQ family sugar-phosphate isomerase, with amino-acid sequence MDNILDIARKVIRTEAEAVAALAAKLNGSFEEAVDLIFSCSGRVIVTGMGKSGLVGKKIAATLTSTGTPAFFMHPAEAGHGDLGMVTADDIIIALSNSGETEELIGLLPFLERFSVKLISLSGKANSTLSRAADVALDVSVTEEACPLGIVPTASTTAAMAMGDALAVALLTRRGFKREDFANYHPGGNLGKKLLVRVKDLMHTGDALPMVFPDTPMTKVIMEISSKRLGVTVVADVDMKVLGIVTDGDLRRGIEKRGKDFLDLHAEEVMTKNPKTISEDELAAKALAIMEEKSITSIVVPDDKGRAKGIIHLHDILREGIA
- the pgsA gene encoding CDP-diacylglycerol--glycerol-3-phosphate 3-phosphatidyltransferase, encoding MSTITLNLPTLLTFSRIVLIPFFVLVTPGNPYWGIAIFLIASATDFLDGYLARRSGQITKFGIILDPIADKFLVISALILLVDMARLSAWIAMVIIVREFVVTALRVVALSKDIVIPAEKGGKLKTTAQMTSIILLLLPGGIGELDFYDVGLLLMYVALVLALVSGINYTVSFWKRIQ
- the kdsA gene encoding 3-deoxy-8-phosphooctulonate synthase, whose amino-acid sequence is MKVTIHDIKVGDGAPPLIIAGPCVIESEEITLQTALRLKEICSAAGLPFIFKSSYDKANRTSAASYRGPGMDRGLRILDEVKKKVAVPVLSDIHSPDEAAAAAQVLDVLQLPAFLCRQTDLILAAARTGKPVNIKKGQFLAPWDVRNIIEKFTSTGNRQLLLTERGTSFGYNNLVVDFRSLPIMRSFGHPVIFDVTHSLQLPGGQGASSGGQREFAEAFARAAVAVGVDGLFMEVHPDPDKALCDGPNMIPLDKVPRLLRMIKDIHGLMAAQA